ACGGCATGGTGAAGCGCGGGAGCGTGAAGCAGGTGAGGCGCACCGCAAGAGCGTTGGCAACGAACATGGGTCACGTGATTGCCGTTTGAAGCGTAAGACCCTTTGGGGGCCCTCAGGCAAACACAAGAACTGGCGGTGTGAGCCGCTTTCTTTTGCCTACTTTTCTTTGCGGCGGCAAAGAAAAGTAGGTGCCGCCCCGCACAGGGGCGACGCTTGAAGCACGCTTACAAAACGCGGATGCCAGCACAAACCCAAGCAAACCAAACCGGCTGCGCCACGAAGGCATAACGCAGATGCCAGCGAAAACCCCAGAACAACCAAACCGCAGCACGCGCATGCATCCCTTCCCCGTCAGGCAAATACGAAAAAGCCCCTTGACCTTCCCATCATGGGAAGCCTGATACTGCTTCCAATGATGCGCAGTAGCGCAAAAACTGGAGCCTCCCAGCCATGACCGAACTCGCACCACCCCGCGCCGCCGACACGTCCCGCCCGGCGGCATCCTCGGAACTCGACATTCAGGGCATGACGTGCGCGTCCTGCGCGCTGCGCGTCGAGAAGGCGCTCGCCAAAGTGCCGGGCGTCGCGCGGGCAAGCGTGAATCTGGCAACCGAAAAAGCAACCGTCGATGCCGACGCGTCCGTCACCACCGATACCCTCGTCAACGCCATCCGTAAGGCCGGCTACGACGCACAGCCGCTGAACGACGCGCCGCCACCCGACAATGACGCGCAATCGACAGCCGAACTCGCGATCGGCGGCATGACCTGCGCGGCGTGCTCCGGTCGCGTCGAAAAAGCGCTCGCGAGGATTCCCGGCGTGACTTCCGCGTCCGTCAATCTCGCCACCGAAAAAGCAACCGTCACGACCAACGGCGCGGTCGGCGTCGATCAGTTGATCGCGGCCGTCACGAAAGCCGGCTATCAGGCGACGCCTCTCTCCGCCGATGACGCCACACCCGCCGCCACCGAAGACAAAGACGCCGCCGCGCGCGCCGCCGTGCGCCGCGAACTCGGAGCGGTTGTGATCTGCGCGCTGCTGACGCTGCCGCTCATCGTGCCGATGTTCGCGGAACCCCTCGGCCTGCACGCGATGCTGCCCGCCACGCTGCAACTCGCGCTCGCCACCGTCGTCCAGTTCGTGTTCGGCGCGCGCTTCTACCGCGCCGCGTGGAAAGCCGTGCGCGCGGGCGCGGGCAATATGGATCTGCTGGTTGCGCTCGGCACGTCGGCGGCTTATGGCGTGAGCGTCTACCAGATGGCGCTGCACCCCGGCGACACGATGCATCTGTACTTCGAGGCATCGGCTGTCGTGATTACGCTGGTGCGCTTTGGCAAGTGGCTCGAAGCGCGCGCCAAGCGCCAGACCACCGACGCGATCCGCGCCCTCAACGCGCTGCGTCCGGACCGCGCGCGCATCGTCGTCGGCACGGAAGAGCATGAAGTGCCACTCGCGCAGGTGCGCGTCGGCATGCTCGTCGCGGTACGGCCGGGCGAGCGCGTGCCCGTTGACGGGACCGTGCTGCAAGGCCGCACGCATATCGACGAATCGCTGATTACGGGCGAAAGCCTGCCCGTGCCGAAGCAGCAGGACGACCGCGTGACGGCGGGGTCGATCAACGGCGAAGGCGCGATCACAGTGACAACCACGGCGATCGGCGCCGAGACCACGCTCGCCCGCATCATCCGGCTCGTCGAAACGGCGCAGGCGGAGAAAGCGCCAATCCAGCGGCTGGTCGACCGCGTCAGCGAAATCTTCGTCCCCGCCATTCTTGCGATCGCGCTCGTCACGTTGGTCGGCTGGCTGATCGCCGGGCACGGCGCCGAAACGGCGATTCTGAACGCGGTCGCAGTGCTGGTAATCGCCTGCCCGTGCGCGCTCGGCCTCGCGACGCCGACCGCGATCATGGCGGGTACGGGCGTCGCCGCGCGTCACGGCGTGCTGATCAAGGACGCGCAGGCGCTCGAAATCGCGCACCAGGTTCGCGTCGTCGCGTTCGACAAGACGGGCACGCTGACGGTCGGCCAGCCGTCCGTCACGGCGTTCGAGACAGCGGACGGCGTGGGCCGTTTAAACGCGCTGGCGCTCGCGGCGGCCGTGCAGCGGCATAGCGAGCATCCGCTCGCGAAAGCCGTCGTGAAAGCGTTCGAAGCGGATGGCGGCGGCGCCGCGCTGCCCGTCAGCAGCGACGCGCGCGCGGTCGCGGGGCGCGGCGTGGAAGCGGATATCGGCGGCGAAACGTTCGCTATCGGCAGTAGCCGCTGGCTCGGCGAACTGGGCGTCGCGCCGTCGCCCGCCCTCGCCCTCCGCGCCCAGCAGCTCGAAGCGCAAGGCAACACGGTGTCGTGGCTGATCGGGCGCGGCAAGACGGACGCGCAAATCGAAACGCAAGCCGACACACAAGCACAAGCGCTCGCGCTGATCGCTTTCGGCGACACCCTCAAGCCGGGCGCGCGCGCCGCGATCGAACGGCTGTCGCGCATGGGCGTGAAGAGCGCGCTGGTGACGGGCGACAACCAGGGCAGCGCGAAGAGCGTCGCCGCCGCGCTCGGCATCGACGAGGTGTACGCGCAGGTCCTGCCGTCCGACAAGGCGCGCGTCGTCCACGACCTGAAGATCCGCACGTCGAGCGTGGTCGCGATGGCGGGAGACGGCATCAACGACGCGCCCGCGCTCGCCGCCGCCGACATCGGCATCGCGATGGCGACGGGCACCGACGTGGCGATGCACGCGGCGGGCATCACGCTGATGCGTGGCGACCCGGCGCTGGTCGCCGACGCAATCGACATCTCGCGCCGCACCTGGCGCAAGATCCAGCAGAACCTGTTCTGGGCGTTCGTGTACAACCTGATCGGCATTCCGCTCGCCGCGTTCGGGCTGCTGAACCCGATGATCGCGGGCGCGGCGATGGCGTTCTCGAGCGTGAGCGTCGTGACGAACGCGCTGTTACTACGAACCTGGCGTTCGTCGCAATGATCTGAATCAACACTCTAGCTTTCAAAATTAAAGGAAAACGTTTGGCGTGCCGTTAACAGGGTTCAGGCTGCCGTTTCGGCGCCGCGCGCACTCGCGCGCGGCACAGCGGAGCAGCTTCAATCCCGTTACCTGCAGACCCTCATGGATATCCTTTCACTGCGCCGCGCCAGCGTGGGCGCCAGGCTCGCCATGCTCTCGTGCGCGCTGGTGGCCGCCATTTTTGCCGCCTTCACGTTCGCCGTGACCCGCACGGCCGGCACGCAGATCAGCGATCAGGTGCTGTCGCGCATCACCGAGAAAGACCGCTCGATTGCTGCGATGATCTCGCTGTTCGACAAGGCGCTCACGGCCGAAGTGGGCCGCTCGATGACGCTGTTCGCGAGTTTTCTGCCGCCCGGCTACGCGCTCGACGAGACGCAGAAGATCGACATCGCCGGCACGCCGACGCCCGTCTTCAAGGCCGGCGACAAGGTGCTGAACAACGACTTCTCGATTCCCGACCAGTTTCTTGCGCAAAGCGGCGCCATCGCGACGATCTTCGCGCGCACGGGCGACGACTTCGTGCGCGTGACGACCTCGCTGAAAAAGCAGGACGGCTCGCGCGCGATCGGCACGCTGCTCGACCGCAAGGGCCCCGCCTACGGCCCCGTCGCCGGGAACAGGACCTTCACCGGACTCGCGATGCTCTTCGGCAAGCGCTATATCACGCAATACCGGCCGATCACGGACGCCAGCGGCAAGGTAATCGGCGCGCTGTTCGTCGGCGTCGACGTGGATGCGCAGATCAAGTCGGTCGAAGACGGCATCCGCCAACTGAAGATCGGCGACACGGGCTATTACTTCGTGTTGAACGCGTCGAACGGCGCGGAGCGCGGCAAGCTGATGGTGCATCCGGCGGCGGCCGGCCAGGTGGGCGACGAGAGCGCCGCGCCGTACAAGCGCATGATCGACGAAAAGGAAGGCCAGATCGAATATTCGAGCGCGGACGCGACGCTCGGCGAAACGGGCGCTCAGGACAAGTTCGTCTCGTTCGTCACCGTGCCGGAATGGAACTGGCTGGTCGGCGGCGTCGCGAAGCGCGACGAAGTGATGGCCGACGTGATCGCCACGCGCAACCGCTTCATCCTGATCGGCTTCGTGCTGGTCGCGTTGTTCGCCGTGGTGTTCCTGATCGCCGTGCGCCGGCTCGTATCGCGCCCGCTCGACGAAGCGGCGAAGGCGTCGGAGCGCTTTGCATCGGGCGATCTGAGCGTGCGCGTGTCGGCGAGCCACGAACGGCGCGACGACGAAATCGGCCGCCTGATGCAGGCCATCGACGGCATCGGCGAGGGGCTCGCGCGCATCGTTACGCAGGTGCGCAGCGCGTCGGCCGACATGACGGAAGGCACCGCGAAGATCGCGGCTGGCAGCGGCGAGATCGCATCGCGCATCGGCACGCAGGCCGCGAGCCTCGAAGAAACGGCGGCGAGCATGCAGCAGATTACGTCGACGGTGCAGCAGAACGCCGGTCACGCGGCACAGGCGAACACGCTGGTGTCGGGTGCATCGGAAGCGGCGCTCGACGGCGGCCGCGCGGTCGAGCGCGTCGTCTCGACGATGGGCGAGATCAGCCAGTCGTCGAAGAAGATCGCCGACATCACGACGGTCATCGAGGGCATCGCGTTCCAGACCAACATCCTCGCGCTCAACGCGGCTGTGGAAGCGGCGCGTGCCGGGGAGCACGGCAAGGGCTTTGCGGTCGTTGCGTCGGAAGTGCGCGCGCTGGCGCAGCGCAGTGCCGCGGCGGCGAAGGAAATCGAAGGCGTGATCGCCGAATCGACGGCGACGGTGTCGAGCGGCTTCCGTATTGCCGAGGAAGCGAGTACGACGATGCGCTCGATTGTGGAGCGGGTTGGTCAGGTGCAGACGATCATTGGCGAAATCAGCGTCGCTTCGAAGGAGCAGTCGAGCGGGATCGAGCAGGTGAACACGGCCGTCACGCAGATCGGTGAAGTGACGCAGCAGAATGCGGCGCTAGTTAGTGATGCCGAGCAGGCGGCCGCCGATCTGAGTGCGCAGGCTGACAAGCTGGCGGAAGTCGTGTCCGTGTTCAAGCTGGGTGGACACAATTAGGGGTTTTTAGTTTGTCTGCGACGCTGGGTGGTCCGCTAGTTTTCGCGCTGGCATCCGCGTTGTGGTTTCGCGGCGTGGGCGGTTTGGTTTGGTTTGGTTTGGTTTGGTTTGGTTTGCTTTGGTTTGCTTTGGTTTGCTTTGGTTTTCGGTCGCATCCGCGATTCGTTAGCGTGCTTCAAGCGTCGCCCCTGTGCGGGGCGGCACCTACTTTTCTTTGCCGCCGCAAAGAAAAGTAGGCAAAAGAAAGCGGCTCACACCGCCAGCTCTAGTTCCTGCCTGAGGGCCCCCAACGGGTCTTACGCTTCACACGGCAGCATTTCTGTTCGCGTTCGTTGCCAACGCTTCGAATGAATGCCTCACCCGCTTCAAATGCATTTGCACGGGCAAGCGGCAGCGAATGGTATGTGCCGCCCAGGTGGCAAACTGTGTGTAGGTTGTCGCGTCGTACAGGGTAGCGCTCTTACAGGGTGGAACGCATGCGCTATCGGTTCGAAGTGAGGCGTGCGAAGCACTACGGCCTACACACAGTTTGCCACCTGGGCGGCCGTGGACTATCTGGCACGGCATGGTGCAGCGCGGGCGGGCGAAGCGGGTGAGGCGCACCGCAAGAGCGCTGGCAACGAACGTGGGTCACGTGGTCGCCGTGTGAAGCGTAAGACCCGTTGGGGGCCCTCAGGCAAACACAAGAATTAGCGGTGTTAGCCGCTTTCTTTTGCCTACTTTTCTTTGCGGCGGCAAAGAAAAGTAGGTGCCGCCCCGCACAGGGGCGACGCTTGAAGCACGCTAACAAATCGCGGATGCCAGCGAAAAGATAAAACACCAAACGGCCTGCGCAGCAAACACCTCATCGCGGATGCCAGCGAACGCACAAGCAAACCAAACCAGCGGCACCTAAAACTCAACATCAAGCTCATCGATCTCATCGACTTCCAACTGCGCTCCAGCGATCCACTCCTGCATCTCAGGCAGCGCAAGAATCCCCCGCCCATAAGCAACAATATCGGGATCAAGCTGCACATCATAGGTGACAAAGCGCGTAACAACAGGCGCATACATCGCATCCGCCGCGCTACGCTCACCGAACAGATACGGCCCCCCGTACTCCTCCAGACACTCGCGCCAGATCGTCACAATACGATCAATATCCGACTGCGCCCGCGCCCACACCTTAAATCCCGGAAAATGCGCTTTCAGGTTCATCGGCAACGCCGAACGCAAAGAACTGAATCCGGAATGCATCTCACCGCATATCGCACGGCAATGCGCGCGCGCCTTACGATCCTTCGGTAACAGTCCAGCTTCAGGCCGCACTTCGTTCAGATACTCAGCAATAGCCAACGTGTCCCAAACCTTGATCCCATCATGCACAAGACACGGCACGAGAATGGACGGCGACAGCAACAGCAACTCAGCCCGCGCAGCGGGATCATCAACAGGCATCACGATCTCTTCAAACGGCAAGCCGCTGAACTTCGCCAGCAGCCAGCCGCGCAGCGACCACGAGGAATAGTTGCGGCTGCTGATCGTCAGGGTGCTGGTAGCCATCGTGTCAGCCATCGGATTGGGCATGTCTCGCTCCACAGAGGGTCATCGCGGCGCGTTTCGCCGTATCGCGATGCACGATACCGGGCATGTTCGCACCAATTCGCGGCATAACCGGCACCTTACGGAAGGGCGCGCAAGGGCTATGCCAATGCATCGCGGCAGCAAGCCATTCCGCCGACGCCAACATTCAGCTCCGTTGGCATGTGACTTGCCTCTCATTGGCTCAAGTTCTCTTCGTGCGAAAGCCATGAATCCGCTCGCTTATCCGGCGTACCAGGCGTTCGCCAACTTCATGCTGCCGTTGCGCCATGGCGCATCGCTGGTACAGGGCGCGCTCGACGCGTGGCCCGAGTATGCCGGCACGCCATCCGGCAGGACGCTGCGCGCATCGGCCGAATTGCTGACGCTCGCGGGCCTCACGCATGTGCGCCCGCCGTTCGGCATCGACAGCGTCGAGGTCGAAGGGCAAACCGTCGATGTGATCGAAGAAGTCGTACAGTCGACGCCCTTCTGTTCGCTGCTGCATTTCCGCAAGCACGCGTCATTCGACGTGCCGCAGCCTCGCGTGCTGGTGATCGCGCCAATGTCGGGCCACTTCGCGACGCTGCTGCGCGGCACGGTCCGCACGATGCTCGCCGAGCACGACGTCTACATCACCGACTGGCACAACCCGCGCGATGTGTCGCTTTCGGCGGGTCGCTTCGGCTTCGACGAGTTCGTGCAGCATGTGATCGACTTCACCGACACGATCGGCCAGGGTACGCATCTGCTCGCCGTCTGTCAGCCGACGGTGGCCGCGCTCGCCGCCGTCGCGCTGATGGCCGCCGACGACCATCCCGCGCAGCCCGCCAGCATGACGCTGATGGCCGGTCCGATCGACACGCGCGTGAACCCGACGCGCGTGAACGAGCTGGCGAAGAGCAAGCCGATCGAATGGTTCGAACAGAATCTGATCAGCGCGGTGCCGTTCGGTTTTCAGGGCGCGTTCCGGCGCGTCTATCCGGGCTTCGTGCAGCTGAACGCGTTCATGGCGATGAATCTCGAACGGCATCTGGAGTCGTTCGAAACGATGTATCACGAGCGCTCGAAGGGCGAACCGGAGAAGGCGGAAGCGATCCGCGACTTCTACGAAGAATACTTCGCGACGATGGACCTGACGGCGGACTTCTACCTCGAAACCGTCGACACCGTGTTTCAGCGGCACGCGCTGCCGCTGCATGAACTGGAAGTGAGAGGTCGACGCGTCGAGCCGTCGAAGATCAGGCGCACCGCGCTGTTCACGGTGGAAGGCGAGCGCGACGATATCTGCGCCGTCGGGCAGACGCTCGCGGCGCAGGATCTGTGCGACAGGTTGCGTCCGTATCTGAAGACACATCATGTGCAGACGGGCGTCGGGCACTATGGCGTATTCAACGGACAACGCTGGGAGCGGCAGATTTATCCGCGCATCCGCGCA
The Paraburkholderia terrae genome window above contains:
- a CDS encoding polyhydroxyalkanoate depolymerase yields the protein MNPLAYPAYQAFANFMLPLRHGASLVQGALDAWPEYAGTPSGRTLRASAELLTLAGLTHVRPPFGIDSVEVEGQTVDVIEEVVQSTPFCSLLHFRKHASFDVPQPRVLVIAPMSGHFATLLRGTVRTMLAEHDVYITDWHNPRDVSLSAGRFGFDEFVQHVIDFTDTIGQGTHLLAVCQPTVAALAAVALMAADDHPAQPASMTLMAGPIDTRVNPTRVNELAKSKPIEWFEQNLISAVPFGFQGAFRRVYPGFVQLNAFMAMNLERHLESFETMYHERSKGEPEKAEAIRDFYEEYFATMDLTADFYLETVDTVFQRHALPLHELEVRGRRVEPSKIRRTALFTVEGERDDICAVGQTLAAQDLCDRLRPYLKTHHVQTGVGHYGVFNGQRWERQIYPRIRAVIHDNEPRAVPVATRGAQASLTLAPAAASSATTPAGTTPAATEAVDVDLASDEPATE
- a CDS encoding heavy metal translocating P-type ATPase, with protein sequence MTELAPPRAADTSRPAASSELDIQGMTCASCALRVEKALAKVPGVARASVNLATEKATVDADASVTTDTLVNAIRKAGYDAQPLNDAPPPDNDAQSTAELAIGGMTCAACSGRVEKALARIPGVTSASVNLATEKATVTTNGAVGVDQLIAAVTKAGYQATPLSADDATPAATEDKDAAARAAVRRELGAVVICALLTLPLIVPMFAEPLGLHAMLPATLQLALATVVQFVFGARFYRAAWKAVRAGAGNMDLLVALGTSAAYGVSVYQMALHPGDTMHLYFEASAVVITLVRFGKWLEARAKRQTTDAIRALNALRPDRARIVVGTEEHEVPLAQVRVGMLVAVRPGERVPVDGTVLQGRTHIDESLITGESLPVPKQQDDRVTAGSINGEGAITVTTTAIGAETTLARIIRLVETAQAEKAPIQRLVDRVSEIFVPAILAIALVTLVGWLIAGHGAETAILNAVAVLVIACPCALGLATPTAIMAGTGVAARHGVLIKDAQALEIAHQVRVVAFDKTGTLTVGQPSVTAFETADGVGRLNALALAAAVQRHSEHPLAKAVVKAFEADGGGAALPVSSDARAVAGRGVEADIGGETFAIGSSRWLGELGVAPSPALALRAQQLEAQGNTVSWLIGRGKTDAQIETQADTQAQALALIAFGDTLKPGARAAIERLSRMGVKSALVTGDNQGSAKSVAAALGIDEVYAQVLPSDKARVVHDLKIRTSSVVAMAGDGINDAPALAAADIGIAMATGTDVAMHAAGITLMRGDPALVADAIDISRRTWRKIQQNLFWAFVYNLIGIPLAAFGLLNPMIAGAAMAFSSVSVVTNALLLRTWRSSQ
- a CDS encoding glutathione S-transferase family protein, with protein sequence MATSTLTISSRNYSSWSLRGWLLAKFSGLPFEEIVMPVDDPAARAELLLLSPSILVPCLVHDGIKVWDTLAIAEYLNEVRPEAGLLPKDRKARAHCRAICGEMHSGFSSLRSALPMNLKAHFPGFKVWARAQSDIDRIVTIWRECLEEYGGPYLFGERSAADAMYAPVVTRFVTYDVQLDPDIVAYGRGILALPEMQEWIAGAQLEVDEIDELDVEF
- a CDS encoding methyl-accepting chemotaxis protein, with translation MDILSLRRASVGARLAMLSCALVAAIFAAFTFAVTRTAGTQISDQVLSRITEKDRSIAAMISLFDKALTAEVGRSMTLFASFLPPGYALDETQKIDIAGTPTPVFKAGDKVLNNDFSIPDQFLAQSGAIATIFARTGDDFVRVTTSLKKQDGSRAIGTLLDRKGPAYGPVAGNRTFTGLAMLFGKRYITQYRPITDASGKVIGALFVGVDVDAQIKSVEDGIRQLKIGDTGYYFVLNASNGAERGKLMVHPAAAGQVGDESAAPYKRMIDEKEGQIEYSSADATLGETGAQDKFVSFVTVPEWNWLVGGVAKRDEVMADVIATRNRFILIGFVLVALFAVVFLIAVRRLVSRPLDEAAKASERFASGDLSVRVSASHERRDDEIGRLMQAIDGIGEGLARIVTQVRSASADMTEGTAKIAAGSGEIASRIGTQAASLEETAASMQQITSTVQQNAGHAAQANTLVSGASEAALDGGRAVERVVSTMGEISQSSKKIADITTVIEGIAFQTNILALNAAVEAARAGEHGKGFAVVASEVRALAQRSAAAAKEIEGVIAESTATVSSGFRIAEEASTTMRSIVERVGQVQTIIGEISVASKEQSSGIEQVNTAVTQIGEVTQQNAALVSDAEQAAADLSAQADKLAEVVSVFKLGGHN